A genomic window from Desulfovibrio gilichinskyi includes:
- a CDS encoding chemotaxis protein CheW — MLDSCWNEIGYVGDRSCIELSKWSHCYNCPQFAKSGLSLLHREPPEGYLAENAEAISIVKDEETAETSGAVVFRISKEWLALSSLVFVSVLELRKIRPVPHRSGKYFKGLSSLQGQIVPVVSVRELLGLDKEYLTEEEKGFRVYSRFICLDRGTGRWIFEADEVLGVHHYLTDSLLDAPATISKAPAAYTKGLFDLDQKRVSLLDEELLFEAFNRIIK, encoded by the coding sequence ATGCTTGATAGCTGCTGGAATGAAATAGGGTATGTCGGGGACAGGTCATGCATTGAGCTCTCAAAGTGGAGCCATTGCTATAATTGCCCGCAGTTCGCCAAGTCCGGTCTCAGCCTGTTACATAGAGAGCCGCCTGAAGGATATCTGGCTGAAAATGCCGAGGCTATTTCGATAGTTAAAGATGAAGAAACAGCAGAAACCTCCGGAGCTGTTGTGTTCAGAATCTCAAAAGAATGGCTGGCTCTGTCCTCTCTTGTATTTGTTTCAGTGCTTGAGCTTAGAAAAATACGCCCTGTTCCACATAGAAGTGGAAAATATTTTAAAGGGTTATCAAGCCTTCAGGGGCAGATAGTACCTGTTGTTTCGGTCCGGGAACTTTTGGGACTTGATAAAGAATATCTGACTGAAGAAGAAAAAGGGTTCAGAGTATATAGCAGATTTATCTGTTTAGACCGTGGTACAGGTCGATGGATCTTTGAGGCTGATGAAGTTTTAGGGGTGCATCACTATTTAACTGATTCATTGCTTGATGCTCCGGCTACAATTTCAAAAGCTCCGGCAGCCTATACTAAAGGGTTGTTTGATCTTGATCAAAAGCGGGTTTCTCTTCTTGATGAAGAATTGTTATTTGAAGCGTTTAACCGCATTATAAAATAG
- a CDS encoding Hpt domain-containing protein, whose translation MTRDMGDLSMLELFRMEAENHTKVLFSGLPNLAKDQSADLVEPLIRAASSIKGAARIVGLADAIDVAGTLESTLELCRNGETAVSPSFIEAMLSAAEFLSNLAAVEVEEMDKWLEDNSSVHKDILTSLQKKEAAVPEPAAKGESESVFVAEFVADPPKECVSLADASMLDLFRMEAESNSQSLSSGLLDLEKDQSPEKVEPLMRAAHSLKGAARIIGLNGVVALSHAMEDVLEACRKGERVLVSVDIDRLLAATDFFSEMAKTDADKLEAWLSDNSSSMQSAALEFAKPVLSEVIVAEIPDVVFAEPLLVESQAEQVVSVAPKADIPLADLSMLDLFRMEAESHSQSLTAGLLELEKNQSADKVEPLMRAAHSMKGAARIVGLTDAVDLAHAMEDLLVSCQKGEIKLTADQIDLLLAATDIYGEASHLATDGIQGFLAAKKPVMDRLEKGLRGDASEVKKILSEIKPSLVNIAVEIEAEPISSELIGKVVSDIKNEPATDDSSHSVSNQPKNDAAVVRVSAGNLNRLMALAGESLVEAGRLGTFASSLLRLKAGQRDLMKAIEDSVERIAKGESLPYIISEIKALVTENQKLLATYAVDFETYRRRSDNISGRLYNEVVASRMRPFSDGGLGFPRLVRDLARSLGKKVDFVVEGESTAVDRDILERLEAPLNHIIRNSVDHGIETEPERIAAGKPAKGTIKVIAGHRAGMLFIEVRDDGRGIDPERIRAKVVEKKLAPGRMAAEMSRSELMEFLFLPGFSTAGKVTEISGRGVGLDVVHAMVQDVGGTVRADSVPGEGMSFSMQLPLTLSVIRTLLVEISGEPFALPLSRISRIASILPDQLKLVEDRQYVFLDNSNVGLIPASQVLGTETSKNEEETVKVVVISDRMNKYGLVVDDFMGEQELVVRPLDHRFGKVPDINSVALMPDGSPVLILDAEDLVRSIDNLLSGGRLSKVGRDVVEKGPVQHILVVDDSLTVREVERKLLANHGYEVGTAVDGMDGFNALVTGNYDLVVTDVDMPRMNGLELTRKIKADSNLKSIPVMMVSYKDREEDRLRGLEAGADYYLTKSSFHDETLLTAVEDLIGGVTK comes from the coding sequence GTGACGCGCGATATGGGTGATCTTTCCATGCTTGAGCTTTTTCGCATGGAAGCTGAAAACCACACCAAGGTGTTATTCTCGGGTTTGCCTAATCTTGCAAAAGATCAGTCTGCCGATTTGGTTGAGCCGCTTATTCGTGCAGCTTCTTCTATTAAAGGGGCAGCTCGCATTGTCGGTCTGGCTGACGCAATAGACGTTGCAGGAACTCTTGAATCCACACTGGAATTATGCCGGAACGGGGAAACAGCAGTTTCACCGTCTTTTATTGAAGCCATGCTCTCTGCTGCTGAATTTCTATCGAATCTTGCCGCTGTTGAAGTTGAGGAAATGGATAAGTGGCTTGAAGATAACAGTTCCGTCCATAAGGATATCCTTACCTCACTGCAAAAAAAAGAAGCAGCCGTTCCTGAACCGGCTGCGAAGGGCGAGTCAGAATCTGTCTTTGTTGCAGAATTTGTGGCTGATCCTCCCAAAGAGTGTGTTTCGCTTGCTGATGCGTCCATGCTCGACCTTTTCCGGATGGAAGCGGAAAGTAATTCGCAGTCTTTATCATCCGGCCTGCTTGACCTTGAAAAGGATCAGTCTCCTGAAAAAGTTGAACCGCTTATGCGCGCCGCCCACTCTCTGAAAGGTGCGGCCCGTATTATCGGCTTGAATGGCGTTGTCGCACTGTCCCATGCCATGGAAGATGTCCTAGAAGCCTGTCGTAAAGGTGAACGGGTATTAGTTTCCGTGGATATAGACAGGTTGCTTGCCGCAACGGATTTCTTTTCTGAAATGGCTAAGACAGACGCTGATAAACTCGAAGCATGGCTGTCTGACAATTCGTCTTCCATGCAGAGTGCTGCTCTGGAATTTGCTAAGCCTGTGTTGTCTGAAGTTATAGTCGCTGAAATTCCTGATGTGGTGTTCGCAGAGCCTTTGCTCGTAGAATCTCAGGCAGAACAGGTTGTTTCTGTTGCTCCAAAAGCAGATATTCCTCTTGCGGATTTATCCATGCTCGACCTTTTCCGTATGGAAGCGGAGAGCCACTCGCAATCGCTTACAGCAGGGCTTTTAGAACTGGAAAAAAACCAGTCTGCCGACAAGGTTGAACCTCTCATGCGCGCGGCCCATTCAATGAAAGGGGCCGCCAGAATCGTGGGTTTGACGGACGCCGTCGATCTTGCTCATGCCATGGAAGATTTATTGGTTTCCTGCCAGAAAGGGGAAATTAAGCTTACCGCCGATCAGATAGACCTGCTGCTCGCAGCAACTGATATTTACGGTGAGGCTTCACATCTTGCTACAGACGGGATTCAGGGTTTTCTGGCAGCTAAGAAGCCGGTTATGGACAGGCTCGAGAAAGGGCTTCGTGGTGATGCGTCAGAGGTTAAAAAGATTCTTTCTGAGATTAAGCCTTCTCTTGTTAATATTGCTGTGGAGATCGAAGCAGAACCAATTTCTTCTGAATTAATAGGGAAAGTTGTTTCTGACATAAAAAATGAGCCTGCAACTGACGACTCTTCGCATTCTGTAAGCAACCAGCCAAAAAATGACGCTGCCGTGGTCAGAGTTTCTGCCGGAAACCTTAACAGGCTGATGGCTCTTGCCGGAGAGAGTCTGGTTGAGGCCGGAAGGCTCGGTACATTTGCTTCCTCTCTTTTAAGGCTGAAAGCCGGACAGCGTGATCTTATGAAAGCTATTGAAGATTCCGTAGAAAGAATAGCTAAAGGAGAATCGCTGCCATATATAATCAGCGAAATAAAAGCGCTTGTGACAGAGAATCAGAAACTGCTGGCAACGTATGCAGTAGATTTTGAAACATATCGCAGGCGTTCAGATAATATTTCAGGCAGGCTTTATAATGAAGTTGTGGCCAGCCGGATGAGACCGTTTTCCGACGGCGGGCTAGGTTTTCCACGTTTAGTGCGTGATCTGGCTCGCTCCCTTGGAAAGAAAGTTGATTTTGTGGTTGAAGGTGAATCCACCGCTGTTGACAGAGACATCCTTGAAAGGCTTGAAGCTCCGCTGAATCATATAATCAGAAATTCGGTTGACCACGGTATTGAGACTGAACCGGAGAGAATTGCTGCCGGAAAACCTGCGAAAGGAACCATTAAAGTTATTGCCGGACACAGAGCCGGGATGCTTTTTATTGAAGTACGTGATGACGGCAGAGGGATAGACCCTGAACGCATCAGAGCTAAAGTGGTAGAAAAGAAACTTGCTCCCGGCAGAATGGCGGCTGAAATGAGCCGTTCCGAATTGATGGAATTTTTGTTCCTCCCCGGATTTTCTACAGCCGGTAAAGTCACTGAAATCTCTGGGCGCGGTGTAGGGCTTGATGTTGTGCACGCCATGGTTCAGGACGTAGGTGGTACTGTCAGGGCTGATTCTGTCCCCGGTGAAGGAATGTCTTTTTCCATGCAGTTGCCGCTGACACTTTCAGTAATTCGAACTCTCTTGGTCGAAATTTCGGGTGAACCTTTCGCTCTGCCGCTTAGCCGAATCAGCCGAATTGCTTCTATTTTGCCAGATCAGTTGAAGCTGGTCGAAGACAGGCAGTATGTCTTTCTTGATAACAGCAATGTCGGGCTTATTCCTGCTTCCCAAGTTCTTGGAACAGAAACCTCAAAAAATGAAGAAGAGACTGTTAAAGTCGTTGTTATCAGTGACCGTATGAATAAATACGGGCTGGTTGTTGATGATTTTATGGGCGAACAGGAGCTTGTAGTCCGTCCGCTTGACCATAGATTCGGGAAAGTTCCTGATATCAATTCTGTAGCCCTTATGCCAGACGGCTCGCCTGTGCTGATTTTAGATGCTGAAGACCTTGTCCGTTCAATTGATAATCTTCTTTCCGGCGGAAGGCTCAGCAAAGTTGGTAGAGATGTCGTAGAGAAAGGCCCTGTACAGCATATTCTGGTCGTTGATGATTCATTAACTGTGCGGGAAGTTGAGCGCAAGCTTTTAGCCAATCATGGATATGAAGTAGGTACCGCTGTTGATGGAATGGATGGTTTTAACGCACTTGTTACAGGTAACTACGATCTTGTTGTTACGGATGTTGATATGCCCAGAATGAACGGTCTGGAACTGACTAGAAAAATTAAGGCTGACTCTAATTTGAAATCGATTCCGGTCATGATGGTATCATATAAAGACCGTGAGGAAGACAGATTGCGCGGACTTGAAGCCGGAGCGGACTATTATCTTACAAAGAGCAGTTTTCACGACGAAACACTTCTGACAGCTGTAGAAGATTTGATCGGCGGGGTTACGAAGTGA
- a CDS encoding chemotaxis response regulator protein-glutamate methylesterase, with the protein MRIGIVNDMAMAVEVIKRIVVGAGFEVAWIAFNGEEAVARCCQDVPDLVLLDLIMPVMDGAEATRRIMKRCPCSILIVTASIESNASKVFEAMGAGALDVVTTPEFGINGELDGAKNLIAKISLIRRLQGVETVKEVKPAAVFSDSPPKLLAIGSSTGGPTALAIILGALPADFPAAIAIIQHVDGSFSENLANWLNSQTKLEVKLAKRGDVLKAGKVLLAPGNRNMLLRKGGIVHLTDGPGECLYVPSVDVFFKSLCSAGLPAGSAAVLLTGMGADGAKGLLELREKDWFTVAQDKESSIVWGMPGAAVKMGAARKVSSIDDMAQLLIRHFK; encoded by the coding sequence GTGAGAATAGGCATAGTTAATGACATGGCCATGGCCGTGGAAGTCATAAAGCGGATTGTGGTGGGAGCCGGATTTGAGGTGGCCTGGATTGCCTTTAACGGTGAAGAAGCTGTTGCCAGATGTTGCCAGGATGTTCCTGATCTTGTGTTGCTTGATCTTATTATGCCTGTGATGGACGGAGCTGAAGCGACACGGCGCATAATGAAAAGGTGTCCCTGTTCAATCTTGATCGTTACGGCCAGTATTGAGAGTAATGCTTCAAAAGTATTTGAAGCAATGGGAGCCGGAGCTCTCGATGTTGTGACAACCCCTGAGTTTGGAATAAACGGTGAGCTTGACGGGGCGAAGAATCTTATTGCTAAAATTTCATTGATCAGAAGATTACAGGGGGTCGAAACAGTTAAAGAGGTTAAGCCTGCTGCAGTTTTTTCTGACAGTCCACCGAAACTGCTTGCAATTGGAAGTTCTACAGGCGGTCCGACTGCTCTGGCAATTATTCTCGGAGCTTTGCCCGCTGATTTTCCGGCAGCTATTGCCATCATCCAGCACGTTGACGGAAGTTTTTCTGAAAATCTTGCTAATTGGCTGAACAGTCAGACTAAGCTGGAAGTAAAGTTGGCAAAAAGGGGTGATGTTTTAAAGGCCGGCAAAGTTCTGCTGGCCCCGGGAAACAGGAACATGCTTCTTAGAAAAGGGGGAATAGTTCATCTTACGGACGGCCCCGGAGAATGTTTATATGTTCCTTCAGTGGATGTTTTTTTCAAAAGTCTTTGCTCCGCAGGATTACCTGCAGGATCCGCAGCGGTTCTTCTGACCGGAATGGGTGCTGATGGAGCGAAAGGTCTTCTTGAGTTAAGAGAAAAGGACTGGTTTACGGTTGCTCAGGATAAAGAAAGCAGCATTGTGTGGGGAATGCCGGGCGCGGCGGTTAAAATGGGCGCGGCTCGCAAAGTAAGTTCTATTGATGATATGGCTCAGCTTTTGATCAGACACTTTAAGTAA
- a CDS encoding SpoIIE family protein phosphatase, with product MTNSSINEKLLTEHKISVLLIDDQPMVGEAVRRMLAEEKDIDFHFISDPTTAIPTAEKLEPTVILQDLVMPEIDGMTMVKFMRANSKLKNIPLIVLSTKEEATTKAEAFALGANDYLVKLPDKIELIARIRYHSKGYINLLQRNEAYKQLLESRDAMRKELAVAADYVTSLLPNPVEKGEIQADWRFLPSASLGGDSFGYHWLDDDHFAMYLLDVCDHGVGSALLSVSAMNVLRSQTLPDTDFHKPDEVLFALNESFQMDQQNNLYFTMWYGVFKKSDRTLTYSSGGHPPALLMNGDEVAQLRTPGMIVGGMPDMQYTSDSIKVCHGARFFLYSDGVYELKKVSDGKMWDFDGFVNFMKSTTGPLGNPIDMLLGYTKELQGREDYDDDFSMVEFVFE from the coding sequence ATGACAAATTCCAGTATTAATGAGAAGTTACTGACTGAGCACAAAATCAGCGTACTTTTGATAGATGATCAGCCTATGGTCGGCGAAGCTGTGCGCAGAATGCTGGCTGAAGAAAAAGACATAGATTTTCATTTTATCAGTGACCCCACTACTGCAATCCCCACTGCCGAAAAACTTGAGCCGACAGTGATTTTACAGGATCTGGTTATGCCGGAGATTGACGGAATGACCATGGTAAAATTCATGCGGGCCAATTCAAAGCTTAAAAATATTCCGCTGATTGTTCTTTCCACTAAAGAGGAAGCCACCACTAAAGCTGAAGCCTTCGCCCTTGGTGCTAATGACTATCTGGTTAAACTGCCGGACAAGATCGAACTTATTGCGCGCATCAGATATCACTCGAAAGGTTACATCAATCTGCTCCAGAGAAATGAAGCTTATAAACAGCTTCTTGAAAGCAGAGACGCAATGCGTAAAGAACTGGCTGTTGCCGCGGATTATGTAACTTCACTTCTGCCTAATCCTGTTGAGAAAGGTGAGATTCAGGCTGATTGGCGGTTTCTACCCTCTGCTTCCCTTGGTGGTGACTCATTCGGGTATCACTGGCTGGATGACGATCATTTTGCCATGTATCTGCTCGATGTCTGTGATCACGGGGTCGGTTCTGCTTTGCTTTCCGTTTCTGCCATGAACGTTTTACGTTCGCAGACGCTGCCGGATACAGATTTTCATAAGCCGGATGAAGTCCTTTTTGCTCTGAATGAATCTTTCCAGATGGATCAACAGAACAATTTATATTTTACTATGTGGTACGGGGTTTTCAAAAAATCCGATCGTACTTTAACTTACTCCAGCGGCGGGCATCCACCTGCTTTGCTTATGAATGGAGATGAAGTTGCACAGCTGAGAACTCCGGGAATGATTGTCGGCGGAATGCCGGATATGCAGTATACAAGCGATTCTATTAAAGTATGCCATGGTGCACGCTTCTTCCTGTACAGTGACGGAGTCTATGAACTTAAAAAAGTGTCAGACGGTAAAATGTGGGACTTTGACGGGTTTGTAAATTTTATGAAATCCACAACAGGGCCGCTCGGTAATCCTATTGATATGCTTTTAGGATACACCAAGGAACTGCAGGGGCGCGAAGATTACGACGATGATTTTTCAATGGTCGAGTTTGTTTTTGAATAG
- a CDS encoding methyl-accepting chemotaxis protein → MNIRKQFMIGCVAFCLVLTVAILFLISNYTRKTLMQEYQGKAEIMLHSMMAVRKYTGAVIRPKATELLPKDQFMPELQSTSFTSNGVFNRIPDQFKHEIMYKTASTKPRNSLNMATADEALIIDDLDRLAKKGKTPFLEGVRKVNGINYYIIAEGESNKPECMVCHGTPAQAPQSMKDRYPVEKDDGYYRKPGRIECAQIASIPLSAMDMVANQTFGTIIFIGFFFIAFALAFLLFGLNLIFNPISHITDIAKFIAEGDIESANTSIHNLRSTARGKFFASKIMKSGNEIGNLVQSFEKMTEGLSSLITEVRDSGDSVSVAGRKISATVGDIASAVTRQAASTNEVTATSSLIRKTSRSLVEVMEDVAVNASESADLAEVLQGNISLREKSLINLVNSTDDVSSRLGAINEKATKINQIVTTIARIADQTNLLSLNAAIEAEKAGQFGQGFSVVAREIRRLADQTVIAAEDIELMVRDMQTAVSSGVTEMEKFNNEVRSSVDEVEKMSFDLGQIAEQVRVLKPKFAEVSQAMGDQADSAEQINEAMSDLSDSAVGTTSSIEDFKRTVASLNYTVQSLTGAVDGFKVAESEAKKKSAKTTETEKKNLEQQN, encoded by the coding sequence ATGAATATACGTAAACAGTTTATGATAGGGTGTGTGGCTTTTTGTCTGGTGCTGACAGTTGCCATTCTTTTTCTGATTTCAAATTATACCCGTAAAACTCTTATGCAGGAATACCAGGGTAAAGCTGAAATCATGCTGCACTCTATGATGGCGGTTCGTAAATATACCGGAGCGGTGATTCGTCCCAAGGCAACAGAGCTGCTGCCGAAGGATCAATTTATGCCTGAATTGCAGTCCACTTCATTTACTTCCAACGGTGTTTTCAATCGCATTCCTGATCAGTTTAAGCATGAGATTATGTATAAAACCGCTTCAACTAAACCGCGAAATTCTTTAAATATGGCAACCGCAGATGAAGCTCTTATAATCGATGATCTTGATAGGCTTGCTAAAAAGGGTAAAACTCCTTTTTTGGAGGGCGTTAGAAAAGTTAATGGTATTAATTATTATATAATTGCAGAAGGGGAATCCAACAAACCTGAATGCATGGTTTGCCACGGTACACCGGCGCAAGCTCCGCAATCAATGAAAGACAGATATCCGGTTGAAAAGGATGACGGGTATTATCGTAAACCGGGACGTATTGAGTGTGCTCAGATTGCGTCAATTCCGCTCTCTGCAATGGATATGGTTGCTAACCAGACTTTTGGAACAATTATTTTTATAGGTTTCTTTTTTATTGCATTTGCTTTGGCTTTTTTACTCTTCGGTCTTAATTTGATTTTTAATCCTATTTCACACATCACCGATATTGCTAAGTTCATTGCAGAAGGCGATATAGAAAGTGCGAACACTTCAATTCATAATTTGAGAAGCACCGCTCGGGGTAAATTCTTTGCGTCCAAAATTATGAAGTCAGGAAACGAAATTGGAAATCTGGTTCAGTCTTTTGAGAAAATGACAGAAGGGCTTTCATCTCTGATAACTGAAGTCCGAGATTCCGGAGACAGTGTTTCTGTAGCCGGTAGAAAGATCAGTGCGACTGTCGGCGATATTGCTTCAGCTGTGACCAGACAGGCCGCTTCTACTAATGAAGTTACTGCTACAAGCAGTCTCATCCGCAAAACATCAAGAAGTCTTGTTGAAGTAATGGAAGATGTTGCCGTAAATGCTTCTGAATCCGCAGACTTAGCAGAAGTTCTTCAAGGTAATATTTCACTACGCGAAAAATCCCTCATCAATCTTGTGAATTCTACAGATGATGTCTCCTCCAGACTGGGAGCCATAAACGAAAAGGCTACTAAAATTAATCAGATTGTAACAACCATTGCCAGAATTGCCGACCAGACGAATCTTCTTTCACTTAACGCAGCTATTGAAGCGGAGAAAGCCGGACAGTTCGGGCAGGGTTTTTCTGTTGTAGCACGAGAAATCAGAAGACTTGCAGACCAGACAGTTATTGCTGCTGAAGATATTGAACTTATGGTTCGTGATATGCAAACAGCTGTAAGTTCCGGTGTAACTGAAATGGAAAAGTTTAATAATGAAGTCCGTTCAAGCGTTGATGAAGTTGAGAAAATGAGTTTTGATCTTGGTCAGATCGCTGAACAGGTGAGAGTCCTCAAGCCGAAGTTTGCTGAAGTTTCCCAGGCTATGGGGGATCAGGCGGATAGTGCGGAACAAATTAATGAAGCTATGTCTGATTTGAGTGATTCCGCTGTAGGGACTACAAGTTCAATCGAAGACTTTAAACGGACTGTCGCCAGTTTGAACTATACAGTGCAGAGTTTAACAGGAGCCGTTGACGGATTCAAAGTTGCTGAGTCGGAAGCGAAAAAGAAGTCTGCAAAAACGACTGAAACGGAGAAAAAGAATCTTGAGCAACAGAATTAA
- a CDS encoding response regulator, which yields MSTEKILVVEDHYDTIELLKYNLTSSGFEVVTAMDGHKALEQARNEMPDLILLDLMLPGIDGLEVCRRLKQEAGTQHIPVVMLTAKGEEVDRVVGLELGVDDYIVKPFSPRELVLRVKAVLRRGSEVETKRPGKWSREGLAVDFEAHTLECDGEPVTLTATEFKLFSELLQHEGKVRTRDHLLDTVWDTHFEGYSRTVDTHIRRLRQKLGPYADYIETVRGVGYRFKC from the coding sequence GTGTCAACTGAGAAAATACTGGTCGTAGAAGATCATTACGATACTATTGAATTATTGAAATATAATTTAACCTCATCCGGTTTTGAGGTTGTAACTGCAATGGATGGGCATAAAGCCCTGGAACAGGCCAGAAATGAAATGCCGGATCTGATTCTACTTGATCTTATGCTTCCGGGTATCGATGGGCTGGAAGTTTGTCGCAGACTCAAGCAGGAAGCCGGAACTCAGCATATTCCTGTCGTAATGCTTACAGCCAAAGGCGAAGAAGTGGACAGGGTTGTCGGACTTGAACTCGGAGTTGACGATTACATCGTAAAACCGTTCAGTCCGCGTGAACTGGTACTCAGGGTTAAAGCAGTTTTAAGGCGCGGCTCAGAAGTTGAAACTAAGCGTCCAGGTAAATGGAGTCGCGAAGGGCTGGCTGTGGATTTTGAAGCTCATACTTTGGAATGTGACGGAGAACCTGTTACTCTTACAGCCACAGAATTCAAGCTGTTTTCAGAATTATTGCAGCATGAAGGAAAAGTCCGCACCCGTGATCATCTTCTTGATACCGTATGGGATACACATTTTGAAGGGTATTCACGAACCGTTGATACACATATCCGCCGGTTACGTCAGAAGCTCGGCCCTTACGCCGATTATATCGAAACCGTGCGCGGGGTAGGATATCGGTTTAAGTGTTGA
- a CDS encoding HAMP domain-containing sensor histidine kinase gives MINEVSYSIKSKLFIAVCLVAMICVSLPLGLSYYNLKADLMADARQSSQQNLELVQRLYRKTEELSASDRISEVSHLIGEEIAFFSADGKTISGASWVNPKWDILSREEIRGAKSDGIGFHISFDSARETYTLYSAIHFEDSSSGAEGYFLIKNQLLGIQAKISTIWNTFFWILPVIMLVCYLVIRFVTLQLSSSVESMVRTAEAVGQGNYKRRIRSLPDKEFLRLANSINWMAERIGEHVGTITSQKNKLQAVLNGMWDGVMVMDSDCRIQSVNRALVEILSGIENCIGRSPLEILPCPQLQDACESVVAMEGPNALNVNLELSAGRVYEVNIVRSPHTTDPGQGPGAIAVFHDISEIKRLETVRKDFVANVSHELRTPLTSIKGYAETLLSTPAPPAKLRKTFLGTIEKNADHMCKIVDDLLNLSRIESNSTQNGFVDMDPAEAVSQAWQACSGLAEKKQVSMVNTLESGAFTIFANPDQLMQLFRNLLENGIKYGPENKSVTVSYSKDGDDLKFIVQDEGPGIPAADQPRIFERFYSVEKFRRNEFGSTGLGLAIARHIVRNHGGEIKVQSPPEGYSHGTAFIFSLPYKPVKKMM, from the coding sequence ATGATCAATGAAGTAAGTTATTCAATTAAAAGTAAGCTTTTTATAGCAGTCTGTCTGGTTGCGATGATTTGTGTAAGCCTTCCTCTCGGTCTGTCGTATTATAATTTAAAAGCAGATCTAATGGCGGATGCTCGCCAGAGCTCGCAGCAAAATCTTGAACTGGTGCAAAGACTTTACCGCAAAACAGAGGAATTAAGCGCCAGTGATCGCATCAGCGAAGTATCGCATCTGATAGGTGAAGAGATCGCGTTTTTTTCCGCAGACGGTAAAACTATTTCAGGAGCTTCATGGGTTAATCCCAAATGGGATATTTTAAGCAGAGAAGAAATAAGAGGTGCAAAGTCGGACGGTATCGGCTTTCATATAAGTTTTGATTCAGCTAGAGAAACTTATACTCTTTATTCGGCAATACATTTTGAAGACAGTAGCAGCGGCGCGGAAGGATATTTCTTAATCAAGAATCAGCTCCTAGGAATACAAGCGAAGATTTCGACAATCTGGAATACTTTTTTCTGGATACTTCCAGTAATTATGCTTGTCTGCTATCTGGTTATCCGGTTTGTTACCCTTCAATTGTCGTCTTCGGTTGAATCCATGGTCAGAACGGCTGAAGCTGTGGGGCAGGGTAATTATAAACGCAGAATCAGGTCATTACCTGATAAAGAATTTTTGCGGCTTGCAAATTCAATTAATTGGATGGCTGAAAGAATCGGTGAACATGTGGGAACCATAACCAGCCAGAAGAATAAGTTACAGGCTGTGCTGAACGGTATGTGGGACGGCGTAATGGTCATGGATTCTGATTGTCGTATCCAAAGCGTCAACCGGGCATTAGTTGAAATTCTTTCCGGAATTGAAAATTGTATCGGTCGCAGTCCTCTCGAAATCCTTCCCTGTCCGCAGTTGCAGGATGCCTGCGAGTCAGTGGTTGCCATGGAAGGCCCTAATGCTCTTAACGTAAATCTGGAGCTGTCCGCAGGTCGTGTTTACGAAGTCAATATTGTCCGTTCACCGCACACAACCGATCCTGGACAAGGACCGGGAGCAATAGCTGTGTTTCATGATATAAGTGAAATTAAGCGCCTTGAAACTGTGCGTAAAGATTTTGTGGCCAATGTCTCGCATGAGCTTCGAACTCCGCTTACATCTATCAAGGGGTATGCTGAGACTTTGCTTTCCACCCCCGCTCCTCCGGCAAAATTGCGGAAAACATTTTTAGGAACTATAGAAAAAAATGCTGATCACATGTGCAAGATTGTGGATGACCTTTTGAATCTATCCCGCATTGAAAGTAATTCCACCCAAAACGGATTTGTTGATATGGACCCGGCAGAAGCTGTTTCGCAGGCATGGCAGGCATGTTCCGGTCTGGCTGAAAAGAAACAGGTGAGTATGGTAAATACTTTAGAATCAGGCGCGTTCACGATTTTTGCCAACCCTGATCAGTTGATGCAGCTTTTCAGGAATCTTTTGGAAAACGGCATAAAATACGGGCCTGAGAATAAATCTGTCACTGTGAGCTATTCGAAAGATGGAGATGATCTGAAATTTATTGTTCAGGACGAAGGGCCTGGAATTCCGGCCGCGGACCAGCCCCGTATTTTTGAGCGATTTTATTCTGTTGAAAAATTTCGCCGCAATGAGTTCGGCAGTACCGGTCTTGGGCTTGCTATTGCAAGGCATATCGTCCGCAACCATGGCGGGGAGATTAAGGTGCAAAGTCCGCCCGAAGGTTACAGTCACGGTACAGCGTTTATTTTCAGCCTTCCGTATAAGCCTGTAAAAAAAATGATGTAG